Proteins co-encoded in one Chiroxiphia lanceolata isolate bChiLan1 chromosome 21, bChiLan1.pri, whole genome shotgun sequence genomic window:
- the UCK1 gene encoding uridine-cytidine kinase 1: MASAGGPDPERPHPKPFLIGVSGGTASGKSTVCEKIMELLGQNEVEQRQRKVLILSQDSFYKVLTAEQQAKALKGQYNFDHPDAFDNDLMHSTLKNIVEGKTVEVPTYDFVTHSRLAETTVVYPADVVLFEGILVFYNQDIRDMFHLRLFVDTDSDVRLSRRVLRDMKRGRDLEQILTQYTTFVKPAFEEFCLPTKKYADVIIPRGVDNMVAINLIVQHIQDILNGDICKWQRGAMNGHGRTYKRPFPEPTESSSVLAAGKRSHLESSSRPH, encoded by the exons ATGGCCTCCGCCGGCGGCCCCGACCCGGAGCGGCCGCACCCGAAGCCCTTCCTCATCGGCGTCAGCGGCGGCACCGCCAGCGGAAAG TCCACAGTGTGCGAGAAGatcatggagctgctggggcagaacGAGGTGGAGCAGCGGCAGCGGAAGGTGCTGATCCTGAGCCAGGACAGCTTCTACAAGGTGCTGACGGCCGAGCAGCAGGCCAAGGCGCTCAAGGGGCAGTACAACTTCGACCACCCGG ATGCTTTCGATAACGATCTGATGCATTCAACCCTGAAAAATATTGTTGAGGGCAAAACAGTTGAGGTACCAACGTACGACTTCGTGACACATTCTCG gctggcagagacGACGGTGGTCTATCCTGCTGACGTCGTCCTCTTTGAGGGGATCCTGGTTTTCTACAATCAGGACATTCGGGACATGTTCCACCTCCGCCTCTTTGTGGACACGGACTCGGATGTGCGGCTGTCCCGCCGAG TTCTGCGAGATATGAAACGTGGGAGGGACCTTGAGCAGATCCTCACCCAGTACACCACCTTTGTCAAGCCTGCCTTTGAGGAGTTCTGCTTACCG acaaAGAAGTATGCAGATGTGATCATCCCCCGAGGAGTTGACAACATGG TTGCTATAAACCTCATAGTGCAGCACATTCAAGACATCCTGAACGGAGACATCTGCAAGTGGCAGCGAGGGGCGATGAACGGGCACGGCCGGACCTACAAGCGCCCGTTCCCGGAGCCCACGGAGAGCAGCAGTGTCCTGGCGGCAGGAAAACGCTCCCACCTGGAGTCCAGCAGCCGTCCACACTAA
- the PRRT1B gene encoding proline rich transmembrane protein 1B: MEGDPPAGPQGPGPGPDPRSPDPDPRPPDPAPKAPGAEQGEQGEQGAAEEPPSSDTPRDPPAGRGDTPVEAATNAGVEGDPPPYSPSPPARKRVRFDCPPCPPSQQEPIFYQPRPGQRARPFPPQTIPPGALPYNIYTGQYTGQPSMGPLPAGYRQDLPRDYLVEAVLVTVCCCMLTGAMALIYSHETRAAIRRGDIDQAFSASRKAWCLILFSLLFGLFVSITWVICVLATLYRHRGP; this comes from the exons ATGGAAGGTGACCCGCCAGCCGGGCCGCAGGGCCCGGGCCCCGGCCCCGACCCCCGATCCCCCGACCCCGACCCTCGACCCCCCGACCCCGCTCCCAAGGCCCCAGGAGCggagcagggggagcagggggagcagggggccGCCGAGGAGCCGCCCAGCTCTGAcaccccccgggacccccccgcgGGCCGTGGGGACACGCCCGTGGAGGCGGCCACCAACGCGGGCGTCGAGGGGGACCCGCCGCCTTACTCGCCCTCGCCCCCGGCCCGCAAGAGAGTTCGCTTCGACTGCCCGCCGTGCCCGCCCTCCCAGCAGGAGCCCATCTTCTACCAGCCGCGTCCAGGGCAGAGAGCGCGGCCTTTCCCTCCCCAGACCATCCCGCCTGGGGCCCTGCCCTACAACATC TACACCGGGCAGTACACCGGGCAGCCGAGCATGGGGCCATTGCCTGCCGGCTacaggcaggacctgcccagGGACTACCTGGTGGAGGCAGTGCTGGTGACCGTCTGCTGCTGCATGCTGACTGGGGCCATGGCCCTCATCTATTCCCACGAG ACCCGGGCTGCGATCAGGCGTGGGGACATAGACCAGGCGTTCTCAGCATCCAGAAAGGCCTGGTGCCTCATCCTCTTCAGCCTCCTCTTCGGGTTGTTTGTCTCCATCACTTGGGTCATCTGCGTCCTGGCAACCCTGTACAGGCATCGGGGACCCTGA